The sequence below is a genomic window from Actinokineospora baliensis.
CTACGGCGGCTGGGTCGGGGTGGTGGCGTTCACCGCGTTGGCGATCACCGGTGACCTGCAGGGCAAGCTGATGTTCGAGCAGCAGCCGATGAAGATGGCCGCCGCCGAGGCGCTGTGCCACACCGAGCAGCCCGCGAGTTTCTCGGTCTTCGCGATCGGCGACCTGACCAGGCCCGACTGCGAGAACGTCAAGTCGATCACGGTGCCCGCGCTGCTGTCGTTCCTGGCGCACAACGACTTCAGCAGTGAGGTGCGCGGCATCGAGGACCTGGTCCAGGAGTACCGCGACCGCTACGGCGCCAACTACCCGGTGGACGACCGGCTGGGTGAACTGTCCGGCAAGCCGATCGACTACGTGCCCAACCTGCCGGTCACCTACTGGGGCTTCCGGCTGATGATCGGCTTCGGCGCGCTGGCCGCGCTGGCCGCGGTCGGGGTGCTGTGGGTGACCCGACGTGGGCGGATCCCGCGCGGCAGGTGGTTCCCGATCGCCGCGCTCGCCGGGATCGCGACCCCGTTCCTGGCCAACAGCTTCGGCTGGATCTTCACCGAGATGGGGCGTCAGCCGTTCGTGGTGGTGCCCAACCCGTCCGGGGTGGACGGTGTGTGGATGTTCACCGCGCGCGGGGTGTCCGGGTTGACCACCGGTGAGGTGTGGACGTCGTTGATCGCGCTGACCCTGGTCTACGGGGCGCTCGCGGTGGTCGAGGTGTTCCTCATCGCCAAGTACGTCCGCGGTGGCGTCGCCGGGGTCATGCCGCCGAAGCCACCGGACAAGACCGACAACGACCAGCTCGCCTTCGCGTACTAGGAGTCCACTGTGGAACTCGCGGACGTGTGGTTCTGCGTGATCGCCCTGCTGTGGCTGGGCTACATCTTCCTCGAAGGCTTCGACTTCGGCGTCGGCATGCTGTTGCCCGTCCTGGCCAAGGACAACACCGAGCGCCGGGTCATGATCAACACCATTGGCCCGGTGTGGGACGGCAACGAGGTGTGGCTGCTCGTCGCCGGTGGCGCCACCTTCGCGGCCTTCCCCGGTTGGTACGCCTCGCTGTTCAGCGGCACCTACCTCCCGCTGGTTCTGTTCCTGGTGGCTCTTATCGGCCGCGGTGTCGCCTTCGAGTACCGGGGGAAGGTCGACTCGGACCGCTGGCGCCGCACGTGGGACAGGATCATCACCACCGGATCGCTCGTGGCCGCTCTCGGCGTAGGACTTCTCATCTCCACTACGGTGTTCGGACTGCCTCTTGACGCCAATGGCAACCGCGTGGGGTCACCGTTCGCGGCCATCACCGCCGAGTCGCTGCTGGGCGCGGTAGCGCTTGTCGGGTTCGCCTTGGTGCACGGCGCAGTGTTCATCGCGCTGAAGACCGACGGTGACATCCGGCATCGGGCTCGTGCGTTCGCCAGTCGCGTAGGGCCATGGGCGCTGCTGCCATTGGCCGCTCTGCTGGTGTTGGTGCAGCTGCACTCGGGCGCATGGTGGACCTGGGCAGCGGTGGGGGTTGTTCTAGTCGCTGCCGCGCTTGCCTTTGAGCGGTTGTCAGCGGGTAGGGAAGGACAGGCGTTCGCGGCGCTGGGCGCGGCCGTAGTGGCGACCGTGGTGGCCTTGTTCGGTGCGCTCTACCCGAACGTACTTCCGTCCACTCTGGATCCCGCGTACTCGCTGACCGTCGCGGACACGGCCTCCAGCCCGTACACGCTGGAGGTCATGAGCTGGGTGGCGCTGTTCGGCACACCTGCCGTCCTCATCTACCAGGGGTGGACCTACTGGGTCTTCCGCAAGCGGGTCAGCACCGCGCACATCCCGCCGGTGCACGTCCCATGAGCTCTTCCGGACAGTCCCGACCCGCCAGTCGGTCCGGGAGAGGCCCGCTCGGCGCGCTGCCGGGGTTGTCCCCGTCAGCGCGCCGGGCATTGGCCCTGTGCGGCGGGTTGGCCGTGCTCAACGCTGTTGCGCTGGTCGTGCAGGCGTGGGCTCTTGCGCTGGTGTTGACCTCTTACTCGTCGCGGATGTTGGCCGTGCTGGCAGGCGCAGTGGTCGCGCGGTCGTTGCTGGGGTGGGCGACGCAGATCGTCGCAGCGCGCGCAGCGGCAGGTGCGAAGGAGGAGCTGCGGGCGATCACCCTGGACCGGGCGCTGGCCCTGGGGCCTGAGTGGATCTCTTCGCGCGGGGCAGGGGAGTTGACTGCCTTGGCCACCCGGGGTCTCGACG
It includes:
- a CDS encoding cytochrome ubiquinol oxidase subunit I codes for the protein MDVLELARWQFGITTVYHFLMVPLTIGLAVLVAGMQTAWVRTGDEKYLRMTKFWGKLLLVNFAMGVVTGIVQEFQFGMAWSEYSRFVGDVFGAPLAMEGLVAFFVESTFLGLWIFGWDRLPKRVHLACAWAFSLATIASAYFILAANSWMQHPVGVELVDGRPRLTSIWAVLTNNTALAAIPHAVAGCFAVAGAFLVGIGSWHLWRRRDDDGPVWRSSVRYGGWVGVVAFTALAITGDLQGKLMFEQQPMKMAAAEALCHTEQPASFSVFAIGDLTRPDCENVKSITVPALLSFLAHNDFSSEVRGIEDLVQEYRDRYGANYPVDDRLGELSGKPIDYVPNLPVTYWGFRLMIGFGALAALAAVGVLWVTRRGRIPRGRWFPIAALAGIATPFLANSFGWIFTEMGRQPFVVVPNPSGVDGVWMFTARGVSGLTTGEVWTSLIALTLVYGALAVVEVFLIAKYVRGGVAGVMPPKPPDKTDNDQLAFAY
- the cydB gene encoding cytochrome d ubiquinol oxidase subunit II → MELADVWFCVIALLWLGYIFLEGFDFGVGMLLPVLAKDNTERRVMINTIGPVWDGNEVWLLVAGGATFAAFPGWYASLFSGTYLPLVLFLVALIGRGVAFEYRGKVDSDRWRRTWDRIITTGSLVAALGVGLLISTTVFGLPLDANGNRVGSPFAAITAESLLGAVALVGFALVHGAVFIALKTDGDIRHRARAFASRVGPWALLPLAALLVLVQLHSGAWWTWAAVGVVLVAAALAFERLSAGREGQAFAALGAAVVATVVALFGALYPNVLPSTLDPAYSLTVADTASSPYTLEVMSWVALFGTPAVLIYQGWTYWVFRKRVSTAHIPPVHVP